Proteins from one Cellulosilyticum lentocellum DSM 5427 genomic window:
- a CDS encoding RNA polymerase sigma factor, protein MKEEEIIKGIQSGDMICYEQLIDEYGAYLVRVIMKVSSGMLQTTEIEELCADVFIKVWQKQRTLEIETGKLKAYLGAMARNHTINLMRSKGRREFIPLEEDSIDYETPEDSLVQEEDNKLVLAALNTLPEPDREIFIRRYFYMEKIIDIAEILHLNVQTVGTKLFRGKKKLERALKERGVAYE, encoded by the coding sequence ATGAAGGAAGAAGAAATCATAAAAGGCATACAAAGTGGCGATATGATTTGCTATGAGCAGTTAATAGATGAGTATGGGGCTTATTTAGTACGGGTTATTATGAAAGTTTCATCAGGTATGTTACAAACAACAGAGATAGAAGAACTCTGTGCAGACGTATTTATTAAAGTTTGGCAGAAGCAAAGAACATTAGAGATAGAAACAGGAAAGCTTAAAGCTTATCTAGGTGCGATGGCTAGAAACCATACTATTAATCTCATGAGAAGTAAAGGAAGAAGGGAGTTCATCCCATTAGAAGAAGACAGTATAGATTATGAAACCCCAGAAGATAGCTTAGTGCAGGAAGAGGACAATAAGCTAGTGTTGGCAGCACTTAATACATTGCCAGAGCCGGATAGAGAAATTTTTATAAGAAGATATTTCTATATGGAAAAAATAATCGACATAGCAGAAATCCTTCATTTAAACGTACAGACAGTAGGAACTAAGCTGTTTAGGGGAAAGAAGAAGCTAGAACGTGCACTGAAAGAAAGGGGTGTGGCATATGAATAA
- a CDS encoding DUF4179 domain-containing protein — MNKKLTELMEDIQEDLMEEVMDEAEIREVPQVSIDRIKALATRNIGKMSEDKRVPDETYKENNSIHLETNERSNGAKRKGGRGQLTKRILIPLVAAALVVGTVAAVNYNPTLKDIFGEFFPFKDQVQPIEKSMSAEGLTFTAEGALIDKKSGLFIASFTKDDGGTFEEGSEVKQMQVQTERPGSMGWGVQSSLSEDKKQLNCIIDLSSNQQLYGQKLTLEASGIRVWRNLSKVSDIKLEELTPIEIKQPWKSYTSALGLNQILVEDFKEIKLDAFYVSDTGIELITSYYDQVNIENQSTYIEMIDERTGQSYEPSQSEHYWSEKEALNKDYYVFNQFKKEDLPYLKFKVGNNYFENVLDGKWQVEFQLDKNSQTKTRHMSQTIKNEKQKLTITKVEVSALGATLEGYKGSKKIEALQEVYLKMKDGTKIDLNNTGMNTRNIKFNMYYNVVRSGENKEGHNLSKVEGLTEGIKTPTIDSASDLLVYDFINIEEVQSIVIEGVEIPLQ; from the coding sequence ATGAATAAGAAGTTAACTGAGCTTATGGAAGATATACAAGAGGATTTAATGGAAGAGGTTATGGATGAGGCAGAAATAAGGGAAGTACCACAGGTTTCAATAGATCGCATAAAAGCTTTAGCAACTAGGAATATAGGGAAAATGTCAGAGGATAAGCGCGTACCTGATGAAACATATAAAGAGAACAACAGTATACATTTAGAAACAAATGAGAGAAGTAATGGGGCTAAGCGAAAAGGAGGTAGAGGACAGCTTACAAAGAGAATACTGATTCCGTTAGTAGCAGCAGCTTTAGTTGTAGGAACTGTAGCAGCAGTTAATTATAATCCTACTTTAAAAGATATATTTGGTGAGTTTTTTCCGTTTAAAGATCAAGTACAACCTATTGAAAAAAGTATGAGTGCTGAAGGCTTAACTTTTACTGCTGAAGGAGCTTTAATTGATAAAAAATCCGGATTGTTTATAGCAAGCTTTACTAAAGATGATGGAGGTACCTTCGAAGAGGGTAGTGAAGTAAAACAAATGCAAGTACAAACAGAAAGACCAGGTAGTATGGGCTGGGGAGTACAAAGCAGTTTATCTGAAGATAAAAAGCAGCTGAATTGTATCATAGATTTATCATCTAACCAGCAGTTATATGGTCAAAAGCTAACACTAGAAGCAAGTGGCATAAGAGTATGGAGAAATTTGTCCAAAGTATCTGATATAAAACTAGAGGAGCTAACACCAATAGAAATAAAACAGCCTTGGAAAAGCTATACAAGTGCTTTAGGACTTAATCAAATTCTAGTCGAGGATTTTAAGGAAATAAAACTAGATGCTTTTTATGTTAGCGATACAGGAATAGAACTGATTACAAGTTATTATGATCAAGTGAATATAGAAAATCAAAGTACGTATATAGAAATGATAGATGAAAGAACCGGCCAAAGCTATGAACCTTCTCAGAGTGAGCACTATTGGAGTGAGAAAGAAGCATTAAATAAAGACTACTACGTATTTAATCAGTTTAAAAAAGAAGACTTACCTTATCTTAAATTTAAAGTAGGGAATAATTATTTTGAAAATGTCCTAGATGGTAAGTGGCAAGTAGAGTTTCAACTGGATAAAAATAGTCAGACTAAAACAAGACATATGAGTCAAACCATTAAAAACGAAAAACAAAAGTTAACTATTACAAAAGTAGAAGTATCAGCATTAGGCGCTACTCTAGAAGGCTATAAAGGTTCTAAAAAGATAGAAGCTTTACAAGAAGTTTATTTGAAAATGAAAGACGGTACAAAAATTGATTTAAATAATACGGGGATGAATACACGCAATATAAAATTTAATATGTATTATAATGTAGTGAGAAGTGGAGAAAATAAAGAGGGACATAATTTAAGTAAAGTAGAAGGATTAACAGAAGGGATTAAAACACCGACTATAGATAGTGCCAGCGATTTGCTGGTATATGATTTTATCAATATAGAAGAAGTACAAAGTATAGTGATTGAAGGAGTGGAGATTCCTTTACAATAG